The window GTCCACCCTGGGCGTCGGGGCGCAGATCAGTGACGAGGCCCTGCTCGGGCTGGACAGGAAGACCCTGGTGGTGCTGTTCCCCCCCGGTGGCAAGTACAACGGCGCCGACGCCTTCCTGAAGACGCCCGCCGGGCAGAAACTCCGGGGCCAGAGCGTGCTGTACGTCCCGGAGGACTTCAGCCCGTACAGCGGCCCGCTGATCAGCCTGCGCAACAGCACCGAGCTCACCCGCCTGATTCTGGAGAAGGTGAAGTGAGGCGCGCCGCCCTGCTGACCGCCGCCCTGTGGGGCGCGGGCGCCTCGGCGCAGAGCGTCACGGTGCCCCACCTGATGGGCCAGACGACCCTGGCCCACGTCCCGAAGCGGATCGTGGTGCTGGAGTTCAGCTTCATGGACGCCCTGGCGAAACTGGGCGTCCGGCCCGTCGGGATCGCCGCCGACGGCGACAAGGCCGACGTGGTCCTGCCGCACCTGAAGAAGTACTACCCGGCTGGGAGCGTCACCCTGGTCGGCAACCGGCACGCGCCCAGCCTGGAGAAGATCCTGGCGCTGAAACCCGACCTGATCATCGCCGACGAGAACGACCACAAGACGCTGTACCCGCAACTGCAGAAGATCGCCCCCACCTTGCTGTTCCGCTCGTACCGCGGCAGCTACCAGGACCAGATCGAGCAGTTCAGCCTGATCAGCCGCCTGGTGCGCAAGGAGGCCCTGGGCCGGACCTTCCTGGCCCGCCACACGGCGCTGCTCAGCCGGGCGCGCGCCACCAGCAGGCCCGCCGCGGGGCGGGTGGTGGTGGGCGTGCTGGCCCCCACCGGGTTCTTCGTGCACAGCGACCAGAGTTACGTGGGCAGCCTGCTGGAGGTGCTGGGCCGCACCAATCCCAGCCTGAACCGCGACGGGCAGACCCAGTACGCCGTGAGCATGGAAGGCCTGCTCGCCCTGAACCCGGACACCCTGATCGTGCTGTACAACCCCGAGGACGAGGCCGTGTACCGCAAGTTCGCCGCCGACCCGGTCGTGAAGCGCCTCCCGGCCGCCCGCGCCAACCGCATCCACACCTTCAACCGGGACGACTGGGCGAAAGGCCGCGGGATCATCGGGCTGGAAGGCATCCTGAACGACATGGTCGCCAGCCGCGTGCTGAGCGGTGAACCCAGCCGGGTACCATGGACCCGATGAGCGCCGCCCCCTCCGCCCCAAGGCAGCCCCGCCGATGACCGCCGCGGCTGCCGGGTCCGCCCGGCTGCCGCTGTGCGCGGACCTGTCCCGCGCGGCGGGCGAGGACCCCATCGGCACCGCGCCGCACTGGCA is drawn from Deinococcus ficus and contains these coding sequences:
- a CDS encoding ABC transporter substrate-binding protein — translated: MRRAALLTAALWGAGASAQSVTVPHLMGQTTLAHVPKRIVVLEFSFMDALAKLGVRPVGIAADGDKADVVLPHLKKYYPAGSVTLVGNRHAPSLEKILALKPDLIIADENDHKTLYPQLQKIAPTLLFRSYRGSYQDQIEQFSLISRLVRKEALGRTFLARHTALLSRARATSRPAAGRVVVGVLAPTGFFVHSDQSYVGSLLEVLGRTNPSLNRDGQTQYAVSMEGLLALNPDTLIVLYNPEDEAVYRKFAADPVVKRLPAARANRIHTFNRDDWAKGRGIIGLEGILNDMVASRVLSGEPSRVPWTR